In the Arachis ipaensis cultivar K30076 chromosome B04, Araip1.1, whole genome shotgun sequence genome, ccgatgaaatcacatcaaattagcccctaaagtgttcgggaccgggccgaGTCTTCGGGCCGgaccgggccatgcacacccctactccCGACAAATAAATTCTCGCGTATACCCGTCCAGCCGGAAAATTTTTGCCATCCCTAAGCATGGGCACCAATTAAGTGGCTTTTTGTATGAGACAGAGTTTGTGGATGTCATAtattcatatatgtatatatttatctCATGTGGTGTATATTGACAGGGTCTTTAAACACTATACTGATGTATGAAGATATGTGAATATTTCTGTTCATATTTATGTTTGTGATGTTATTTACTTCTATATACTCGCGATGATAAATCGTTTAACGTTTTCAAAGAAAAATTTACCCGTAAAATAACAACGTATTAACAACAAATCAAgcttatataataaatattaattaataggTAATAAGATAAATCAGTAGCATCTAATTTTTTGTATAATCAAAATATATTAGGAGTTGGATCGTTACATCTTATATTTTTAACTCTACACAAATGTATTATAATATAATGGGATAACTTTTTTTCAACTCCAAATAAATTTGATCACTTTCCAGATTTacaaagaattttataaatatcCAATTTCCTCCTAAATATCTTTTTTTCATATAAGATCTGCATCACGTAAGGTAAAATATCTTAAAAAAAGAACTAGAATATCAtaaaagagattcattatccaacaaaagaaaaaaaataaccaCCAAAAAATTATTGTCGTACTAAAAACCTCTCTTTAATCCTCTTAGCTGGGTTAACTAGTGTAATTTTCATAATTCAAAGTTTGCATATTCATGATGATGTAATGCTTCATACTTGTCTAGGTGATGTTGAAATTAAACTCACATTATTACTATATAATAATTATGATTACAGACTAACAATTAGATTGTATTTGAAGTGTTTAcccaaataaacaaacaaaacaaattgTTGCTAAACTATGTTAGCTCACGGTACAAGACACATGTATGTAGCAAGACAAAGTAGAAACCTTCTTAATAGTATTCTAGTGTAGATGCGGTTTCGGGTTCGCCGACCAGTAGTTGCCACATGCATAAATGATACATCATGATGATGCATGCACTCATGTCATCACTCTTATCAACATGGACCCCACACGCTtctgtatctttttttttttttttcacattgaGTTAATTTCCAAACTTTTATTTTAGTCATCTTTAACTTATTATTAATTCTTAATATTTAGATTATCAAATTATGAGATAAATCCTTGGTTCAGACTTCAGAGTCTGAGGTTTGAAGTGTAgactaaaatatttatttttataaatctaaaaattagaattcTTAATAAAAAAACTTTTTGATACAAAATGTGTGTTGTCTAATCTAAAGGAATGCGGAATGCCTGGCGCCATCTTATGGTAGTGTACACCGAAGCCACAATGGAACCCCGATCACACACCGTTAATGAGATTAACCGTTAAAGCATTGGTTACCGTTTGATCTGGGACCATAGGATTCGGATGCTGCGTGGGCGTGGGAACCGTTGTGAGATCTGATATCTTTCTCTTTTCGCCCCCGAAAGCGAGATGGTGGGTCCCGCCAAAGCAAGGATGTCACGTGATTACCACGTTTTCTGACTTGTGCGGCCAAACTTCGTACATGTCAATGGAGATAATATTTAAGAATAAATgctcaaattaatttttaaaaaattatatattttttaaattaattttaaaattttttttaattaaatttatcttttaaaatttttaaattagttattttagtttttttgttatttttattgttaataatGTCAAAATTTGTTAATGTAGTATGTTAAATAATATCATAATATATATCTAATAATcataattgactattaacatgattaatttatgaaattagatcaaatcaatctCAAATTGAAGAATTCTATACCTCAAGTTATTTTCTTAAttagattttgatttgatcaaatttcataaatttattatgttaatagCCAATTGAGACCCTTAAGACTGTGGTGTGGTGTCACTTAAGTTGTTACATTAGCAAATTTTGACATCTGGCAGAAGGACTaacatgattaatttaaaatttttaaataacgaatttgatttaaaaatatttcaaggactaatttaaaaaatgagtgatcttttaaggactaatttgaccatTTATTCTAATATTTAATTTAGTCCATAAATTTGCttgcaaattttaatttaaattttaaaattttaattgtttatatttagtttttaaaatttatgaaTATAACTTATATTAGttcctaaaataatttttgacACACAAATATTAACGAAATGGTAGTGTAGATTGTTAGATGTCACACCGAATTCTGTAAAATAAATAATGTCATTTTGATTTTGACATTCAATTAACTCCAAAATAATATTGAAAGTGatgtatattttttaaaatttttttctctcAAAACAAGTGATATAACGAAATTTTTTAGGTTATTTTAACGTTAAAACTAAAACTACATCATGTTACTGGTTTTAACATAATATCTAATTGTCCATATTAACATTCTATTAATATTTATGTGCTAAAAATTATTTCAAAGTCTAATATAAatcataattataaaatttaaaaattaaataaaagttatTGAAACttcagaaattaaattaaatattatttttaataaaataaaaatttatatacaatTATGATTATTAGAATTAATTAAATGTGAGTCTTCACCACATATGCAATTCttggttaattatttttttttcaaattttattactAAGTGCAGTATATTTTGTTGCACAGAGACTAGGATATGGCTAGATAGATGAGTTATACAAATCTGGTTTAGTCAAATTCCAAGTTCGTATAACTACTATGCATTTCCATATAAAAATGTTTTGCATATAAATAattagatttatttattttttaaaaatagaaaaataaaaggtaGCAGCGTTATGAAAAAAAACTTTAATTTATTCGGTTCTCATTTATTATTGTCAAATTATGATGACATAATTAAGATTAGATTTACTGTTACTAATCTTTTATATCACTACCtaattttatggttttttttctCTCAAATAATAGCTAATCGACCATATGTTGTTACGtgctttttatatttataaatatactACTAAGCACATGTGAAACGCATAAATTAGTTAATAATGTGAACATATTAAGATTCTATTACTAAAAATCTAAAATAACATCATATATTTTCATTTTGgtaattttatcattcaatttttttatacaattccaataattaaaatatactttATTAAACTATTTTTTTAGTCAAATTATCCAAACTTAATAATTGTCCTCACCAGCagtgaaaataaaagaaattgaaaatgggaggaaaaaagggagagaaagaaattgaaaggaaaatagtttttttttttttttttgaggagAGAAATAAGagaggaaaaaaaatgaaaaaaatattttttttcctccaataatgaaaaaaaaatgaaaagaaattaatTCTCTCTCTACTTCCAATATTACCTATTTACTTTattcaatatattttataatataaagataaaattgtctttttacaacatttctttttttcttattttttttcatccaaacacatctaaaaaaaataaaaattcactcaatttcttttctttcttttttttcttttctatttttttactctctatttctttccttccaatCAAACATAATCTTACAGTTTAACTTGTATTCCGTGTAATCTGATTTGATCCATCACAAAATTAGTTCAAgctgatttaaaaataaaaagtataaatttatttataaattataccCAAATTCACAAAATTAGTTTAACTGACCTATCAAGTTTGTTTGAATCTACTAAAATATAAAtaagtatataaataattttttattataaatattttacatgTTTTAAATGCTATGAATTTTCATATATAATGTTGTAAATATTAAATTTGGTATATTGCatataaatatctttttttaaataaagaactgctcttaaaaaaaatattttttaaaaataagcaTTTTTAACAAACTTCAAACTAAGATAAATTTAATAGATTTAATACTTGAAAAAATGATCAATTAACTACATCACATACttaatttgttaaaaataaaGTTTGACCTCTCCTGATTTATATCATTTCTAATTCTCTTTTAATCAATTATATAAAAAGtaattataaaaataactattaaaATAAGCTTAATCTAATTTTTTTCCCCAAACATGCATTACTTatcattcaaataaataaatatttgacTTCTTAAATAGTTTCcataaaagtaattaaaaatacaagaaatatgttgaaaaataaaattcttgTTTGCACATTTGgaagaatttttaaaaaataaaaaattcaaaagatgTTCACTTTTCCCAAATCACAATCTCCATTTTCCACCACCACAAAAACAGCCTCGTATGGTGTAATACAAATCCATCCAGCACCAACCATACATggcattaattaaattattatttataattattttatgcaTCTTTTTCTGTCGGCATTACTCCTCAAAGAGCTAACCCCCTCATAAAGTGCGTGTGGACTTTTTCTCACTCTCCATAAAATCTGTACCCCTTTGACATTTTCATAAGTCAACCCCGCCAAATCACCAAACACTCTCTTCCAATGTCGTGTGAACATCACAAGGGTaacagaacaaaaataaaataaagaaaagaagccCCACAAACAAAACAAAGCGATAAGCATAGAGATGCCAAAAATGCCAACCACTATcacaaaattattataaaaaagccactttacttttttttctttcttagcaTAATATGTTAAGAGGTTTTTATACAAGAGAATATGACTCTCATTTTATCATTAAAAGCGTTAATCTTATTCTATAATATTTAAGACACAAAAAATTTTACAATAATAATTTAGTATATTATCTTTAAAATGTTTCTCCTGTCCCCTCTCATTAAAGACAAAAGAAGGTTTTTTCccatattaaatcatttataataTTAAAGTTGTTATCTaattatttcatttttcttttggtGTAAAATTTGNNNNNNNNNNTGACATTATTcttctatttaaataaatattaaatttaaattttgttttatgtATATAATGATTTAGAGGAATATTAAGAGatcagcaatttttgtgatttataatcattaaataattatcaatgataattttaatagtgtgagattgatataaaattttatttaatgacTCATTTTTTTTGTTGATTATATATTTATCAGAATTCGAAAAAATTACTAATTTCTAGACTTTTTAACTAACGAGAGATACTTAAATAAAGTTTAGATCGTGcgttgaagatcaaaattttaattaaaaatttatcatTGATAAATAAATTGTTGGATATATAAGGCGAGACATTGTTAAACtagattaaataatattaaatgatGTAATTAGATAAAGACGACTTTGCATATTTTGATTTTCTCTCTCTGTTTCTATATATACATGTCAATTCCACTGAGCTGCATCTTATCATCTCTCTTAGCCAAAAGTCAGCGCCTTCTTTtgtctctctcttctctctctctctctctctctctgaagaaaagagaaaaaaaaagtttttgcAGCAAACAGAGAGAAGCACGCAGAAGAGACAGCATCTTCAGAAATTGCAGACGCCTTTGTCTCTCTCAAATGGAGATGGAGCTTGATTGGGATCTCCATGCGGTGGTTCGAGGCTGCTCCACCCTcacctcttcatcttcatcttcttcttcatcttcttcctcatcCTCTTCTGGTTTCGGTTACTTTCACTCTCAAGCTTCTCCTTCTTCTGTCCTTGACACTGAagaccaacaacaacaacaacaaggaaTTACCAACAATGTTATGTCCTTTTCTGCTGCTTCATATTCATACCCCTTTGGACCAAGGACCGCCATTGAAGAGTTGCATGAGCTTTGCAAGCCTTTCTTTACAAAATCACTccctcaacaacaacaacaacaacaacaatcattgCAAGCCTCTTCTCCTTTGTCTTCATTCTCTgtagcaccaccaccaccaccaccaccaccaaaacCTGTTCATGCACAAGAGAAGCAACAGAGAAGCAACACCAACAAGCATCCTCACCCTGGTGGTGATTCTGTCAACACCCCAAGATCTAAAAGAAGGTAAAAAATTGAGCTTGGGTCTTATCATTTTGTCCCACAAAAGAAAAATTTGATCTTGAATTGACCCATGTTAGAAAaatcttgtctttattttttccTTTGGTCTGAAAATGCATGTCTTTTGTTCTTCACAGGAAGAACCAGCTCAAGAGAGTTTGTCAGGTACCAGTTGAGAATCTCTCATCAGACATATGGGCATGGAGGAAATATGGACAGAAACCCATAAAGGGGTCACCATATCCAAGGTATGAGAGGCACCCTTCTAGGTTTTTTTCACTTGCAATTTTCTTAAAGAACTAATTAAGGGTATGCTTTGGTTCATGGTTTGTTAATTGTGGTTAGATGTATAGAAAAAAGTTGACTTGTTTTTCTTCCGATTATGCTTAAACTATGATTTGATCTTGCAATTGAAAGTTTGAAACTTTCACCTTTCAAGCATATTTCTGTAAGAACTAATTAAGAGTGTGTTTTGTTTTTTGGTTTGGTAATTATGGTTAGATTCATAAGAAAAGTAGCCTTTTTTACACTCCAATTATGCTCAAATTATGATCTTGTAAACTAAAGATTATGCTGAGAATTATTGCATGCAACTTTACCAAATGATATTAAGATGAATTGAAAGTTTGAAACTTGTACCTTTTTATACCATAAGTTTGAGCATCTAAAATGAAATCCAAATATTATGACCTTCAAATTCTTCAAATTAAAGTGTTAAGGCCTAATAGAATTTCCGTTTGTTCTGTGATTTTGCAGGGGATACTATAGATGTAGCAGCTCAAAGGGATGTTTGGCAAGGAAACAAGTTGAAAGGAACAGAACGGATCCAACAATGTTCATAGTAACCTACACAGCAGAACACAACCACCCTGCTCCAACTCACAGGAACTCCCTTGCCGGATCGACGCGCCAAAAGCCGTTGACACCTCAGGCAGCTGCGGCCACCACCACCAACGGTGGAGAATCCGATGAGAAGGCCTTGACACCAACGAAATCGGCTTCGCCTGATATCTCAGTTGCGGAAGAAGAGGCTTTACCACAACATTGTGAAAAGTCATCAGTGAGCAGAGAAGAGAAGGAAGAGGATTtggctgatgatgatgatgatgagtttggTTTATCTGATATGGTGATACCTGATGATTTCTTTGATAGTTTTGATGAACTGAAAGAGATCACTGGTATTGATGATGATGGAATTAGAGGAGATAATTTCTTTGTTGATCCCTTTTCAGCCATTGCTATGCCTTCTTGGGTTGCCAATAGTGCTGCCACTGCTGCTGGTGGTAGCTGATTCATTTGGCCAAAAGTTTTAAACAATTGATGATTAATGTTGCATTGTTGTTTATGTGATTTTGAGGAATCATAGAAGATTGCAATTGATGCAAATGTGGTCGATATCGCAACAACAATACCGAAGGTTTTATATTGCGATTGCATTTCTGCGATTTTGAACAACAGTAAAAGTTGTCCAAAATCGCAAAAAATATGCAGTCGCAATACGAAATGGCTGAGGGCATGAGGAAATTAGAAACTCTATCACAATTCACAAGTGACCATTGTTTTCATGCTTTTTCATTTGTAGAGAATAGGAAATGGAACATTTTGGAGGAATCTTTAGTTCTTTACTAACAATGCCTTGTGAAGGAAACTTTAGGTGTAGTAGTAACCAAGTTAGGTTTAAGCATGTTTATATAATTTTGTTAatcttgttaaaaaaattaatgattatttagGGATTCATAGTTTGCATACCTAGCACTCTCATTGTAAAATCAATTTACTTTTCAAACAACTTGTGTAATTGCATGCATGGCCCATGTGTTTGCTTTTGAGTTCATTGGATTCAACAATAGTTGTGATAAATTAGCAAAGCACTTTGCATTGACTTTTTTTACATTGTCAATGATGATTTAATATGAATATCATTATTATATTATGTGTGTGAATGTGACATATGGGTTACATGGTGGTTGCTTGTTGGTATTTATTCTACTAATTATCCTGTGTGAGACCACCAATAATAACGGTGGAGTCTCTTACTTTTGGGTACACAAACACAAAGATTGATGTAATCAAGGAATTAGATTCCATGAAGCATATGCTCTTTTATTTATAAATTGGTAAGAAGCATAGTATTTCACGTTAGCTTGAAGTTAACATGTTAACTCACACTAATTACTTTATGCCATATGCTTGgctcaaatcaaacaaacaaacaaatagaaGTGAATCCCATTATGTATATAGTGGAAATAGTCAATTTGCCATACATGTGTCTACATTCATATTGGAACTTTGGAAGGGGAAAAGAAAAGTCAAAAGATGTCTAGAGAAGTGCATATAGCGTGTTATCCTTCCCACTATGATAATAAATTACCTTATTTATCTTAAAAAGAGTCTTGCTAATGTGTTTTAAAAACATATTTCAAGTATATAGTAAAAGAAAATTCACTCAAACtcattaaaaagattttttttatatgtttttaatgtattgaatgtataatttttttttaaattatacttaTATTCTTATAATATTTCTTTTAAGACACAAGTTAACTAAGGGCTGGTTTAGtaaaattttaactttttaaaagtagtttatcaaaagtattttttaaaagataattttttaaaagttataatatttatgtttggtaaatcaaattgaAAATGAAGGTCTAGTAGTTAGCTCATTAGTTTGTTTAAGCAATGTTAGAGATTCGAATCTCGTCTTGTGCATGTAACAACCTGTTGGCCAGCCGCAAATCCTTAAATAGAGCTTCAGTCCTTGGTCTGTCAAGTTGGGAGATAccgtgaaaaacaaaaaaaatggaaATGACTTACAATAAAAGGAGTTACTCAAATGAAGATGTcaaaaacatctttttatgaagatactttgtataaaagtgtgattatttatttgatcatattttaaataaaaacaacacTTTTATAACATATCAAAATCGAACCCTGCAATTCGTCATCCAATAGTCAAATTATTGGAGTATCTACCTTCAATAAATATAAGTAACATTAATTGTATTTGTATTTGgtaaaacaatttttaaaatttaaaaacaccATAATAAGTGTAAATATAAGAAAAAATTTTGACATTTAATAATAtataagattatataaaaattctaattttaataaatataaattaactttaaaaaatagatttggatcctctaaattttagattttactttagaggataaagtgtgatctcttaccatttatttcatagatgggaccaagaaaaaacatgaGAGAGAAAACATTCAAAAATGAGAGATCATACTTTACCAtatcaagtaaaaattcaaaatttagagaatccaaattttaaaaaaaatacttctttaaatactttttaaatcatctctaacttttaaaaaatataaacacaagcacataacttttttttatttatgaaatacAAAATAAGGTCACAAATATATCtcgaaaaaaatttaataaaccaGGCCTAAATCCATcttaaaattacataatattcCACATGCATACATCTCTTAGTTTGTTATGTAATTATATACTAATCTTCTTAAAAGATAggttgatattatttttttaaaagatgttGTAATACAAATCTATTGAGTGTAACAATACAAAAAAAACGGAAAAAGTTTagcatatatttttattattataaaataattgtgTAATATCACTTAATTTTATGAGAAatcagtataatttttttttaaaaaatagaaaaaggttCATTTTATAGAATTGGAAGCAAAGGGATTTGACTTATGAGTTAGTCGAATTTGATGATGTAGTTAAAGCAAGAATGTTTTAgtatgaccaaaaaaaaaaacagcaagaATGTTTTAGGAGCCTTGTTAAGGGAAAAAAGGTGATTTAAGACGCTAAAATCTCTCTTAAAGAAAACCTTTTGCgaatttttattatatacttaCTAGCGGCTCAACATGCAC is a window encoding:
- the LOC107635103 gene encoding WRKY transcription factor 22 encodes the protein MEMELDWDLHAVVRGCSTLTSSSSSSSSSSSSSSSGFGYFHSQASPSSVLDTEDQQQQQQGITNNVMSFSAASYSYPFGPRTAIEELHELCKPFFTKSLPQQQQQQQQSLQASSPLSSFSVAPPPPPPPPKPVHAQEKQQRSNTNKHPHPGGDSVNTPRSKRRKNQLKRVCQVPVENLSSDIWAWRKYGQKPIKGSPYPRGYYRCSSSKGCLARKQVERNRTDPTMFIVTYTAEHNHPAPTHRNSLAGSTRQKPLTPQAAAATTTNGGESDEKALTPTKSASPDISVAEEEALPQHCEKSSVSREEKEEDLADDDDDEFGLSDMVIPDDFFDSFDELKEITGIDDDGIRGDNFFVDPFSAIAMPSWVANSAATAAGGS